The sequence AAAATCATGAATTTTTTCGGAGTGACTATTCATTAAATTGCCTTAATTTTAGTAAATCAAACTCTATAAAACGCTAAAGCTTCCTCTCTAGCGTCTTTGTGATTAACAACAGGCTCAACGTATTTTTTTGATAACCCATTGCGTGATAAATATTCATGTGGAAAGTGTATTTCTTTATCAGGAATATCTTTCAGCTCAGGTACATACATACGAATGAACTCTCCTTTGGGATCAAACTTTTTACTCTGAGTGATTGGATTAAAAATTCTAAAATAAGGTTGCGCGTCACAACCTGTGCTGGCAGCCCATTGCCAACCACCATTATTTGCTGACAAGTCGCCATCGAGTAGGTGTTGCATAAAAAAACGCTCTCCCCAACGCCAATCAATTAACAAATGCTTAGTTAAAAAACTCGCTACTATCATACGCAATCTATTATGCATCCAACCAGTGTTTATTAGTTGCCTCATTGCTGCATCAACTATCGGATATCCTGTATTTCCCTGACACCATAATTTAAAGTGTACGTCATTATTTTTCCATGGTAAATCATTGTATTTTTGTACAAAAGTCTGACTTTTACATAAATCAGGAAAATGAAAAAGCAAGTGCTTATAGAAATCACGCCATGCCAGTTCATTTATCCAAGTAAATTCGCTAGCAGCTGAATTATCTAAAATATGAGGGTGATGCGCTAATACTTGCGACAATAAATATTTAGGACTAATTGCGCCTATGGCGATATAGGGAGATAAACCCGAAGTGCCCTTAACAGAAGGAATATCACGTTGCTCTGAGTAACTGAATAATTTATTAGAAATAAAGTTTTCAATAATTGAGTCGTAAACCACATTAACAAGCGGCCATTTTTTTGAGCAAGATTTATTTGCATTAAAATGTATATATTGAGGAGCAGATGTATTTTGTTGCAAAAGGTGAGGGTAATCACAAATGGAACAACCATTTGCCACTAAGTACTTTAGCCAGCTATTTCTAAATGGCGTAAATACCTTATACATTTCACCACTGCCATTAAGTACTTTTCCTTTAGGAACAATGACATCTGACTCAGTCAAATTAAGCGATACACCTAGATCAATGATTGTTTTATCTCGTAGCTGTTCATTGAATTCAACTTCGCTATTCGCATATACATTTTCAATATCATTGGCTTTTACATAGGATAAAAGGCTACTTATTTGATTGTCAAAATTACTAGCTTCTATATGAACAAGTTCAACACCTAGTGTGTTTAGTTGATTTTTTAGTAAGTTAAGGTGACGTTCTATAAAATCAACTTGTATTGGTGCCATATCGTGATTATGCCACTGTTGAGGTGTAGAAATAAAAATGGCCTTATAAGGGCCATTTTTACTTGCTGTGGTTAATGCTGGATTATCAACAATTCTCAGGTCTTTTCTAAACCAGACTAAATTCATTAGTAACCATACCTTAGTTTTAGGTCATCAGGATAGGGTGATAAGTACACTTGCGAGTTCAAGTATTCTTTAGTGTGCTCTCTTAGATAATGATTTATCAATGTAAGCGGCACTAATAACGGCACTAACCCTTCTCTGAATTCAGATATTTTTTCAGAGAGTTCTTGCTTTTGTATTTTGTTAAGCTGCTTTTTGAAATAACCTTGTAAGTGTTGCAAAGTATTAGAATGGCTCTTTCTATTAGATAAATGTTTTAAACCAGCCATTAAACCCGCAATATATTGTTGTGATAGTTCATCAAGACCAATGTCTGCTCTTGCCAATAGCTTACCTAAAGATTTATACGATTGTAAATGATGGCTCATTAAAAGATATTTATGTTGCGTATGGAACTGAATTAACTTGTGTTTAGTTAAACCAGAGGCAACCAATTCTTGCCAATGTTTATATGTATAAACCCTTATAATGAAGTTTTCTCTTAATGGCATGTCATTTAAGCGGCCATT is a genomic window of Pseudoalteromonas sp. '520P1 No. 423' containing:
- the phrB gene encoding deoxyribodipyrimidine photo-lyase; amino-acid sequence: MNLVWFRKDLRIVDNPALTTASKNGPYKAIFISTPQQWHNHDMAPIQVDFIERHLNLLKNQLNTLGVELVHIEASNFDNQISSLLSYVKANDIENVYANSEVEFNEQLRDKTIIDLGVSLNLTESDVIVPKGKVLNGSGEMYKVFTPFRNSWLKYLVANGCSICDYPHLLQQNTSAPQYIHFNANKSCSKKWPLVNVVYDSIIENFISNKLFSYSEQRDIPSVKGTSGLSPYIAIGAISPKYLLSQVLAHHPHILDNSAASEFTWINELAWRDFYKHLLFHFPDLCKSQTFVQKYNDLPWKNNDVHFKLWCQGNTGYPIVDAAMRQLINTGWMHNRLRMIVASFLTKHLLIDWRWGERFFMQHLLDGDLSANNGGWQWAASTGCDAQPYFRIFNPITQSKKFDPKGEFIRMYVPELKDIPDKEIHFPHEYLSRNGLSKKYVEPVVNHKDAREEALAFYRV
- a CDS encoding DUF523 and DUF1722 domain-containing protein: MKIPQSGITLGISACVKGEQVRFDKGHKKSHFCTEELGKHVQYKAYCPEVAIGLPIPRKTIRQVKKDDVIIVSRPDGSGDVTEALTNFGSKVADNVDELSGFIFCQKSPSCGMERVKVYYDHGKGSESNGIGLFAKQIMEKNPLLPCEENGRLNDMPLRENFIIRVYTYKHWQELVASGLTKHKLIQFHTQHKYLLMSHHLQSYKSLGKLLARADIGLDELSQQYIAGLMAGLKHLSNRKSHSNTLQHLQGYFKKQLNKIQKQELSEKISEFREGLVPLLVPLTLINHYLREHTKEYLNSQVYLSPYPDDLKLRYGY